The following proteins are encoded in a genomic region of Gammaproteobacteria bacterium:
- a CDS encoding NAD-dependent succinate-semialdehyde dehydrogenase, which yields MSLLSINPVNGKVVNTFKVWDQAQLQCVLHDVMTATPCWAARSINERSQSLIGVAEKLKARREELAQLASLEMGKLIGEARTEIDKCAAVCEYYAKYSSQFLKSEEVTSDASKSYVTYQPLGTVLAIMPWNFPFWQLFRCAVPALISGNTVLLKHASNVPQCAHAIEQIFKAAGMPKNIFRTLDIEAKQVADVISHDSVQMVALTGSEYAGRKVAAIAGAHLKKTVLELGGTDAFIVLEDAQIDLAVETALISRFLNAGQSCIAAKRFIVVDAVADLFVDCFKQAIETLQMGSPLDEAVTLAPMARLDLRDELHQQVMDSVALGATPVTGCVVPELEGSFYPASLLDYVRSGMPAYEDELFGPVAAVIRVSDEKEALAVANSSRYGLGGSVWTADQKRGEALALQMQSGACFVNGLVKSDPRLPFGGVKASGYGRELFRHGIREFVSAKTIWLR from the coding sequence ATGTCTCTGCTGTCAATCAATCCAGTTAATGGTAAAGTTGTAAATACGTTTAAAGTTTGGGATCAGGCACAGCTTCAATGCGTATTACATGATGTAATGACCGCAACACCATGTTGGGCTGCTCGATCAATCAATGAACGCTCTCAGAGTTTAATTGGTGTTGCTGAAAAATTAAAAGCACGGCGTGAGGAGTTGGCACAACTTGCCTCACTGGAGATGGGGAAGCTTATCGGTGAAGCGCGTACTGAAATTGATAAGTGTGCTGCAGTTTGTGAATATTATGCAAAATACAGCTCACAATTTTTAAAGTCCGAAGAAGTTACTTCTGATGCCAGCAAGAGTTACGTGACATATCAGCCGCTAGGAACCGTGTTGGCGATTATGCCTTGGAATTTTCCTTTTTGGCAGCTATTTCGCTGTGCGGTGCCTGCCTTGATTTCTGGTAATACTGTTTTACTAAAGCATGCCTCTAATGTGCCTCAGTGTGCTCATGCGATTGAGCAAATATTTAAAGCGGCAGGGATGCCAAAAAATATTTTTCGGACGTTGGACATTGAAGCAAAGCAAGTGGCTGATGTGATCAGCCATGACTCTGTACAGATGGTGGCACTCACTGGCAGTGAATATGCAGGCCGTAAAGTTGCGGCAATAGCGGGTGCTCATCTGAAAAAAACAGTATTAGAGCTGGGTGGTACCGATGCCTTTATTGTGCTTGAAGATGCACAGATTGATTTAGCAGTCGAAACAGCTTTAATTTCACGATTTTTAAATGCTGGACAAAGCTGTATTGCGGCAAAGCGTTTTATTGTTGTTGATGCAGTGGCTGATCTTTTTGTTGATTGTTTTAAACAAGCTATTGAAACGTTGCAAATGGGTTCACCACTGGATGAAGCGGTGACATTAGCGCCGATGGCAAGGCTTGATCTGCGTGATGAACTGCATCAACAGGTGATGGATAGTGTGGCTCTAGGAGCAACTCCTGTCACGGGTTGTGTTGTGCCTGAATTAGAAGGTTCTTTTTATCCTGCGTCACTACTGGATTACGTGCGATCCGGTATGCCCGCCTATGAAGATGAACTTTTTGGCCCAGTTGCAGCGGTGATTCGTGTGTCTGATGAAAAAGAGGCGTTAGCCGTCGCAAATAGTTCACGTTATGGTCTGGGTGGCAGTGTCTGGACGGCCGATCAAAAGCGTGGTGAGGCACTGGCTTTGCAAATGCAGTCAGGTGCTTGTTTTGTCAATGGTTTGGTGAAAAGTGACCCACGCTTGCCATTTGGTGGTGTCAAAGCGTCAGGTTATGGGCGAGAATTGTTTCGTCATGGTATTCGAGAATTTGTCAGCGCAAAAACTATCTGGTTACGATAA
- the sat gene encoding sulfate adenylyltransferase, translating into MSKLVKPHGSDELKPLLLEGDERASELARAKKMPQVKVSSREVGDLIMMGIGGFTPLAGFMTHADWSGVCDGMKLSNGLFWPIPITLSTDEGTANSIDLGAEVALVNRENDEIMATMKVTEKYSIDKAHECMMVFKTTDEDHPGVAMVMAQGDVNLAGSVKVLSEGSFPVEFADTYMTPAQTRKIFEEKSWYTIAAFQTRNPMHRSHEYLVKIAVEICDGVMIHSLLGKLKPGDIPADVRSNAIGELIDKHFVKDTVLQAGYPLDMRYAGPREALLHALFRQNYGCSHLIVGRDHAGVGDYYGPFDAHHIFDEIPADALETKPLKIDWTFWCYECAGMASMKTCPHEAKDRLLLSGSKLRKALSEGDDVPAEFSRPEVLKILREYYAGLKDDEKVEVKLSGHSAR; encoded by the coding sequence ATGTCAAAGTTAGTCAAGCCTCACGGTAGTGATGAACTAAAACCGTTGTTGCTGGAGGGTGACGAACGGGCATCTGAACTGGCGCGTGCTAAAAAAATGCCACAAGTCAAAGTGAGCTCACGCGAAGTGGGCGATCTCATTATGATGGGAATTGGTGGTTTCACTCCATTAGCAGGCTTTATGACACACGCTGACTGGTCAGGTGTGTGTGATGGCATGAAATTGTCTAATGGTCTGTTCTGGCCGATTCCTATTACTTTATCGACTGATGAAGGTACAGCCAACAGTATTGATCTGGGAGCTGAAGTCGCATTGGTGAATCGTGAAAATGATGAAATCATGGCGACAATGAAAGTCACAGAAAAATACAGCATTGATAAAGCGCATGAATGCATGATGGTTTTCAAAACGACCGATGAAGATCACCCAGGTGTTGCGATGGTAATGGCGCAAGGTGATGTGAATTTGGCGGGTTCGGTTAAAGTGCTGTCAGAAGGTAGCTTTCCAGTAGAGTTTGCAGATACTTATATGACCCCCGCGCAGACTCGTAAAATTTTTGAAGAGAAAAGTTGGTATACCATCGCTGCTTTCCAAACACGTAATCCAATGCATCGCTCGCACGAGTATTTGGTAAAAATTGCAGTTGAAATCTGTGATGGCGTGATGATTCATTCGTTACTGGGTAAGTTAAAGCCAGGTGATATTCCTGCTGATGTACGTAGCAATGCAATTGGTGAGCTAATTGATAAACATTTTGTAAAAGATACTGTATTACAAGCGGGCTACCCACTGGATATGCGTTATGCTGGGCCGCGTGAGGCTCTATTGCACGCGCTGTTTCGCCAAAACTACGGTTGTTCACACCTGATCGTTGGGCGTGATCATGCGGGTGTGGGCGATTATTATGGACCATTTGATGCGCACCATATTTTTGATGAAATCCCTGCGGATGCGTTGGAAACCAAACCGCTTAAAATTGACTGGACTTTCTGGTGTTACGAGTGTGCTGGCATGGCCTCCATGAAAACTTGTCCTCATGAGGCGAAGGATAGACTCTTGTTGTCAGGGTCAAAACTGCGCAAAGCACTTTCTGAAGGTGATGATGTGCCAGCAGAGTTTAGTCGCCCTGAAGTGTTGAAAATTTTGCGTGAATATTATGCAGGCTTGAAAGATGATGAGAAGGTTGAAGTAAAGCTGAGCGGTCATTCAGCCAGATAG